Proteins encoded in a region of the Neodiprion virginianus isolate iyNeoVirg1 chromosome 2, iyNeoVirg1.1, whole genome shotgun sequence genome:
- the LOC124298936 gene encoding DC-STAMP domain-containing protein 2-like, translating to MKLLYQDEKMRSIEVSKGAKIHYTFRQKIRYKKKLLILRFKNWLKSLASCPKDSWFHEKAVLLRTDGTFENYVLKSVLGFLGGIFLTYMFFMFFIFQLNFTLSSATLFSSFLGIILTIGLAFSNRVRCVVFLLLPQFFSKRGRQALMAYAFILALTGPAKNTLNNMGVLSESLACGQEQLKAAVRAIVDLIKEPFYALRDAIAKVMKSLKKVIKKIKRTLLAVKRIVLSILKVIKAVFQWLGSIMNICNKKLGTPFERCEKVFDGAVADCKASLGPFFGAICNLAYIAGLLCWIVKPFDIICMLVSFISDSIIDVVRKKINKFTKHVKAMFYVKVKFSHSFHFETNQSKSISEVATGIVTEIRSRTDRFLTVFDWMTVVTSLFFLFMMLRVIYYRNKWLTNERFDNRYLTDDLREIDLRRARLDKETVLPLNRREKNKYIPLTSIILIKSEKIKLTKSAVFLCLMTFKLGIHMVADYSLYWVLSTIRYHGRFESKVETPNSVGVYVSGTGFLADLYRSIVRAFSPKGTEVNMDTMPCLPDPIPPDLDRYTQIVSLIFLCWIMAVFEPYGLRLRHVVMCYYHPDRARQRAVWLYNHIIRSRGSFMKYARRQLRRKFTKSDKMKTERVTLRERLVAICPILRHCCGAEKAACLLCGAVEREDQSLIKCPKPTCIGLFCVQCFADLQNRCTICMEPIDYGDLSDISEERYKINLSVPRDADTENNLLVAHVDTEILQMARNRYLVDKS from the exons ATGAAACTTCTGTATCAGGACGAGAAAATGAGATCTATAGAAGTTTCTAAAGGAGCCAAGATCCATTACACATTTAGGCAGAAGATTCGTTACAAAAAGAAACT CCTGATATTAAGATTCAAAAATTGGCTGAAAAGCTTGGCATCTTGTCCAAAGGATTCTTGGTTTCATGAAAAGGCAGTTTTACTGCGAACGGATggaacgtttgaaaattacgTCCTCAAAAGCGTTCTCGGATTTCTTGGCGGAATATTCCTCACCTACATGTTCTTCATGTTTTTCATATTCCAATTGAACTTCACCCTGTCATCCGCAACGCTGTTCAGCTCATTTTTGGGGATTATTCTAACCATCGGCTTGGCGTTTTCCAACCGTGTCAG ATGTGTAGTGTTCCTACTCCTGCCGCAATTCTTCTCGAAACGTGGACGCCAAGCCCTTATGGCCTACGCTTTCATACTGGCATTAACTGGTCCAGCAAAAAATACGTTAAACAACATGGGTGTATTATCGGAATCGCTGGCTTGCGGACAA GAACAACTGAAAGCTGCGGTAAGAGCTATCGTCGATCTGATTAAAGAGCCATTCTATGCTTTACGAGATGCGATAGCTAAGGTCATGAAATCCTTAAAAaaagtcataaaaaaaatcaaacggaCGTTATTAGCTGTAAAAAGAATCGTGCTAAGCATAC TTAAGGTAATTAAAGCCGTGTTTCAATGGCTCGGCAGCATAATGAATATATGCAACAAGAAACTGGGCACACCTTTTGAGCGATGCGAAAAGGTGTTTGACGGAGCTGTGGCTGATTGTAAAGCTTCGCTTGGACCTTTTTTTGGCGCGATATGCAACTTGGCATACATTGCAGGTCTGCTATGCTGGATAGTAAAACCCTTTGACATAATCTGCATGCTGGTGTCGTTTATCTCGGATAGCATCATCGATGTCGTGAGGAAAA AAATCAACAAGTTTACGAAGCATGTAAAGGCGATGTTTTATGTGAAggttaaattttcacactcCTTCCATTTTGAGACAAACCAGAGTAAGAGTATCTCTGAAGTTGCTACGGGAATTGTGACGGAGATAAGATCCAGAACAGATAGATTCTTGACCGTTTTTGATTGGATGACTGTCGTAACGAGTTTGTTTTTCCTGTTCATGATGCTTAG AGTAATATATTATCGAAACAAGTGGTTGACAAATGAGAGATTTGACAATCGCTATCTGACTGATGACCTACGAGAAATAGATCTGAGAAGAGCGAGGCTTGATAAAGAAACGGTACTGCCGTTaaatcgaagagaaaaaaacaagtacATACCTTTGACATCCATAATTCTAATTAAGAGTGAAAAGATCAAGCTTACCAAGTCTGCAGTTTTTTTGTGCCTCATGACCTTCAAACTCGGAATCCACATGGTAGCGGACTACAGTTTATACTGGGTTCTCAGCACAATACGATATCACGGTCGATTCGAGTCGAAG GTCGAAACACCGAATTCTGTGGGAGTGTACGTATCGGGAACCGGATTTCTGGCTGATTTGTATCGAAGTATTGTGCGAGCGTTTTCGCCCAAGGGGACTGAGGTCAACATGGACACCATGCCGTGCTTGCCAGACCCGATTCCCCCCGATTTAGACAGATACACGCAAATCGTATCACTGATATTTCTTTGCTGGATCATGGCCGTTTTCGAGCCCTACGGACTGAGGCTGAGGCACGTTGTGATGTGCTACTATCACCCAGATCGCGCCAGGCAAAGGGCCGTTTGGCTGTACAATCACATAATCAG GTCACGTGGTAGTTTCATGAAATATGCAAGGCGACAACTGCGAAGAAAATTCACCAAGTCCGACAAGATGAAGACTGAGAGAGTGACCCTCCGGGAACGACTGGTGGCGATTTGTCCGATCTTGCGGCATTGCTGCGGAGCAGAGAAGGCCGCGTGCCTTTTGTGCGGAGCCGTTGAGCGGGAGGATCAATCTCTGATAAAATGTCCAAAGCCAACCTGCATAGGCTTATTCTGTGTCCAGTGTTTTGCAGATTTACAAAACCGCTGCACTATTTGCATGGAACCAATCGATTACGGTGATCTCTCCGACATAAGCGAGGAAAGGTATAAGATCAATTTATCAGTGCCTCGTGATGCTGACACTGAAAATAACTTGCTCGTTGCTCATGTCGATACAGAGATTCTTCAGATGGCCAGGAACCGCTACCTTGTGGACAAAAGCTGA